The Streptococcus toyakuensis genome has a window encoding:
- a CDS encoding FAD-containing oxidoreductase: protein MLTYDLIVIGFGKAGKTLAGKLASAGKKVALVERSKAMYGGTCINIGCIPTKTLLVAAEKDLSFEEVIATKNTITSRLNGKNYATVAGTGVDIFDAEAHFLSNKVIEIQAGDEKKELTAETIVINTGAVSNVLPIPGLATSKNVFDSTGIQNLDKLPENLGVLGGGNIGLEFAGLYNKLGSKVTVLDALDTFLPRAEPSIAALAKQYMEEDGIELLQNIRTTEIKNDGDQVLVVTENETYRFDALLYATGRKPNVEPLQLENTDIELTERGAIKVDKHCQTNVPGVFAVGDVNGGLQFTYISLDDFRVVYSYLAGDGSYTLEDRLNVPNTMFITPALSQVGLTESQAADLKLPYAVKEIPVAAMPRGHVNGDLRGAFKAVVNTETKEILGASIFSEGSQEIINIITVAMDNKIPYTYFTKQIFTHPTLAENLNDLFAI, encoded by the coding sequence ATGTTAACTTATGATTTAATCGTTATCGGATTTGGTAAAGCTGGTAAAACACTAGCAGGTAAATTGGCTTCAGCTGGTAAAAAAGTTGCCCTCGTTGAACGTAGCAAAGCTATGTACGGTGGAACTTGTATCAACATCGGTTGTATCCCAACTAAAACTTTGCTGGTTGCTGCTGAGAAAGACTTGTCTTTTGAAGAAGTGATTGCTACCAAAAACACTATCACTAGTCGCCTCAACGGTAAAAACTATGCGACTGTTGCTGGTACAGGCGTCGATATCTTTGATGCGGAAGCTCACTTCCTTTCAAATAAAGTCATCGAAATCCAAGCTGGTGATGAAAAGAAAGAACTGACTGCTGAAACAATCGTCATCAACACTGGTGCTGTTTCAAACGTCTTGCCAATCCCTGGACTTGCTACAAGCAAAAACGTCTTTGACTCAACAGGTATCCAAAACTTGGACAAATTACCTGAAAACCTTGGAGTCCTTGGTGGTGGAAATATCGGTCTTGAATTTGCCGGCCTATACAACAAACTTGGAAGCAAGGTTACAGTCCTAGATGCCTTGGATACTTTCCTTCCTCGTGCAGAACCTTCCATCGCAGCTCTTGCTAAACAATACATGGAAGAAGACGGTATTGAATTGCTTCAAAATATCCGTACTACTGAAATCAAAAACGACGGTGACCAAGTGCTCGTTGTGACTGAAAACGAAACTTACCGTTTCGATGCCCTTCTCTACGCAACAGGACGTAAACCAAACGTAGAACCACTTCAACTTGAAAATACAGATATTGAACTAACTGAACGTGGTGCTATTAAAGTAGACAAACATTGTCAAACAAACGTTCCTGGTGTCTTTGCAGTTGGAGATGTCAACGGTGGCCTTCAATTTACTTACATTTCACTTGATGACTTCCGTGTTGTTTACAGCTACCTTGCTGGAGATGGCAGCTACACGCTTGAAGATCGTCTCAATGTACCAAACACCATGTTTATCACACCTGCCCTTTCACAAGTCGGTTTGACTGAAAGCCAAGCAGCTGATTTGAAACTTCCATACGCCGTTAAGGAAATTCCTGTTGCAGCCATGCCTCGTGGTCACGTGAACGGAGACCTTCGCGGAGCCTTCAAAGCTGTGGTTAATACTGAAACAAAAGAAATTCTTGGAGCAAGCATCTTCTCAGAAGGATCTCAAGAAATCATCAACATCATTACTGTTGCTATGGACAACAAGATTCCTTACACTTACTTTACAAAACAAATCTTCACTCACCCAACCTTGGCTGAGAACTTGAATGACTTGTTTGCGATTTAA
- a CDS encoding DEAD/DEAH box helicase — MKFNELNLSADLLAEIEKAGFVEASPIQEQTIPLALEGKDVIGQAQTGTGKTAAFGLPTLEKIRTEEATIQALVIAPTRELAVQSQEELFRFGRSKGVKVRSVYGGSSIEKQIKALKSGAHIVVGTPGRLLDLIKRKALKLQDIETLILDEADEMLNMGFLEDIEAIISRVPENRQTLLFSATMPDAIKRIGVQFMKEPEHVKIAAKELTTELVDQYYIRVKEQEKFDTMTRLMDVEQPELAIVFGRTKRRVDELTRGLKIRGFRAEGIHGDLDQNKRLRVLRDFKNGNLDVLVATDVAARGLDISGVTHVYNYDIPQDPESYVHRIGRTGRAGKSGQSITFVAPNEMGYLQIIENLTKKRMKGLKPASAEEAFQAKKQVALKKIERDFADETIRGNFEKFGKDARKLAAEFTPEELAMYILSLTVQDPDSLPEVEIAREKPLPFKPSGNGFGGKGKGGRRGDDRRDRERRGNGRRDDFKNGSRGNDRYDKEKRYRKDNKKPRNTSSEKQTGFVIRNKGDK; from the coding sequence GTGAAATTTAATGAATTAAACTTGTCTGCTGATTTGCTAGCAGAGATTGAAAAAGCTGGTTTTGTAGAAGCCAGTCCGATCCAAGAACAAACCATTCCCTTGGCCCTTGAAGGTAAGGACGTTATCGGTCAAGCTCAGACTGGTACAGGAAAAACTGCAGCCTTTGGCTTGCCTACCCTTGAAAAAATTCGTACAGAAGAAGCGACCATCCAAGCTTTGGTTATCGCTCCAACTCGTGAACTAGCTGTCCAAAGTCAAGAAGAACTCTTCCGCTTTGGTCGTAGTAAGGGAGTCAAAGTTCGCTCAGTATATGGCGGATCAAGCATTGAAAAACAAATTAAGGCTTTAAAATCTGGTGCCCATATCGTGGTGGGAACTCCAGGTCGTCTCTTGGACTTGATTAAACGCAAGGCTTTGAAATTACAAGATATTGAAACTCTTATCCTTGACGAAGCGGATGAAATGCTCAACATGGGCTTCCTTGAAGATATCGAAGCTATCATTTCTCGTGTCCCTGAAAACCGTCAAACCTTACTTTTCTCAGCAACTATGCCAGATGCCATCAAACGTATTGGTGTTCAGTTTATGAAAGAACCTGAGCATGTGAAGATTGCTGCTAAGGAATTGACAACAGAATTGGTTGACCAATACTATATCCGAGTTAAAGAGCAAGAAAAATTTGATACCATGACTCGTCTTATGGATGTGGAACAACCAGAACTTGCTATCGTATTTGGTCGTACCAAACGTCGTGTAGATGAATTGACTCGTGGTTTGAAAATCCGTGGCTTCCGTGCAGAAGGAATTCATGGAGACCTAGACCAAAACAAACGTCTTCGTGTCCTTCGTGACTTCAAAAACGGCAATCTAGATGTTTTGGTTGCAACAGACGTGGCAGCGCGTGGTTTGGATATTTCAGGTGTAACTCATGTCTATAATTACGATATTCCACAAGATCCTGAAAGTTATGTTCACCGTATCGGTCGTACAGGTCGTGCTGGTAAATCAGGTCAATCGATTACCTTTGTTGCTCCAAACGAAATGGGTTACCTTCAAATTATTGAAAACTTGACTAAGAAGCGCATGAAAGGTCTTAAACCTGCAAGTGCAGAAGAAGCCTTCCAAGCTAAGAAACAGGTTGCACTCAAGAAAATCGAACGTGATTTTGCAGATGAGACAATCCGTGGCAACTTTGAGAAATTTGGTAAGGATGCTCGCAAGTTGGCTGCTGAATTTACTCCAGAAGAATTGGCCATGTATATCTTGAGTCTGACTGTCCAAGATCCAGATAGCCTTCCTGAAGTGGAGATTGCGCGTGAAAAACCACTGCCATTTAAACCATCAGGTAATGGCTTCGGTGGTAAAGGTAAGGGAGGTCGTCGTGGAGATGACCGTCGTGATCGCGAACGCCGTGGCAATGGTCGCCGTGATGATTTCAAAAACGGCAGTCGTGGAAATGATCGTTATGATAAGGAAAAACGTTATCGTAAGGATAATAAAAAACCACGCAATACTTCAAGTGAAAAGCAAACAGGCTTTGTTATTCGTAACAAGGGCGATAAATAA